One Streptomyces sp. NBC_00102 DNA segment encodes these proteins:
- a CDS encoding methyltransferase domain-containing protein: MTPTLVRHHRYADTPAPVDTGTRARDWAEIQERMLSPLYEAVYERLEIGSGTRMLSLGCGSGLALLIAAARGARVTGVDTDHDRLALARERLLPPGAEGPAGRSGPYGPATGAPPRLIDGGPSAAPADGVPYNLLTAFDPIGRTTGDSEVLVPALEAAVPLAARGATVVLTAWGPPERCATASVLEVADRLANPDGGTRSGARRPAGRDDLEEVAARAGLKPDGSGRVSCPFGYAGLDSAVRGLLSTGLFDTAVAATDCGQVAKEIAEALHPHRRSDGTVWMPNVFRYLVCVC, encoded by the coding sequence TGGGCAGAGATCCAGGAGCGGATGCTGTCACCGCTGTACGAAGCGGTGTACGAAAGGCTCGAAATCGGTTCCGGCACCCGCATGCTCTCCCTCGGCTGCGGTTCCGGACTCGCCCTGCTGATCGCGGCGGCCCGCGGGGCCCGCGTCACCGGGGTGGACACCGACCACGACCGGCTCGCCCTGGCCCGGGAGCGACTGCTGCCCCCGGGGGCGGAGGGGCCGGCCGGGCGCTCGGGGCCGTACGGCCCGGCCACCGGCGCACCACCTCGGCTGATCGATGGCGGCCCGTCGGCGGCCCCCGCCGACGGTGTCCCGTACAACCTGCTCACCGCCTTCGACCCGATCGGCCGCACGACGGGCGACTCCGAGGTTCTCGTCCCCGCGCTGGAAGCCGCCGTCCCGCTGGCGGCCCGGGGCGCGACCGTCGTACTGACCGCCTGGGGGCCGCCGGAGAGGTGCGCCACGGCCTCGGTGCTGGAGGTGGCGGACCGGCTCGCGAACCCGGACGGCGGTACGCGCTCCGGTGCACGGCGCCCGGCCGGTCGGGACGATCTGGAGGAGGTCGCCGCCCGGGCGGGGCTGAAGCCGGACGGCTCGGGCCGGGTGTCCTGCCCGTTCGGCTACGCCGGCCTGGACAGCGCGGTCCGCGGCCTGCTCTCCACGGGGCTCTTCGACACGGCGGTGGCGGCCACGGACTGCGGTCAGGTCGCCAAGGAGATCGCGGAGGCGCTCCATCCGCACCGGCGGTCCGACGGCACGGTGTGGATGCCGAACGTCTTCCGCTACCTGGTCTGCGTCTGCTGA
- the ftsH gene encoding ATP-dependent zinc metalloprotease FtsH, whose translation MTTPVPPRDRPDQPWRSEGAPPPPPQRRKMPGGWGRLLLTALIVYLLANLVLSFFNGDDEPTIAYTEFTKQVGAGNVSKIYSKGDAIQGELKKKAKVPGEDTEYTKFTTQRPAFADDNLWDELVDDDVTVTAEPVVQQRSFLANLLISLAPMLLLVLLWVFIARRMSRGGPGGGLGGFGRKAPPKPVALESSTRTTFADVAGIDEVEGELNDVVDFLKNPDAYRKMGARMPGGVLLAGPPGTGKTLLARAVAGEAGVPFFSASASEFIEMIVGVGAGRVRELFAEARKVAPAIVFIDEIDTIGRVRGGGAGMGGHDEREQTLNQILTEMDGFSGSEGVIVLAATNRADVLDPALTRPGRFDRIVQVSPPDRAGREAILKIHTRRIPLADDVDLSRVASTTPGMTGAELANLANEAALLAVKREGSEVQQTDLSQALEKIQLGAERPLVMPEEERRRTAYHESGHALLGMLQPGADPVRKVTIVPRGRALGVTLSTPDADKYAYTEDYLRGRIIGALGGMAAEHVVYDVITTGAESDLEQVTSLARGMVGRWGMSHRVGRLTAIPADAQQAYGLSAAPATLDAIDEEMRRIVDECYENACRLLRENRGRLDSLAEALLANETLEEAEAYRAAGIARLEKPHPV comes from the coding sequence GTGACCACCCCCGTACCTCCCCGCGATCGCCCCGACCAGCCCTGGCGCTCCGAGGGGGCGCCTCCGCCCCCGCCGCAGCGGCGCAAGATGCCCGGCGGCTGGGGACGGCTCCTGCTCACCGCGCTGATCGTCTACCTCCTCGCCAACCTGGTGCTCTCCTTCTTCAACGGCGACGACGAGCCGACCATCGCCTACACCGAGTTCACCAAGCAGGTCGGCGCCGGGAACGTCTCCAAGATCTACTCCAAGGGCGACGCCATCCAGGGCGAGCTGAAGAAGAAGGCGAAGGTCCCCGGCGAGGACACCGAGTACACCAAGTTCACCACCCAGCGGCCCGCCTTCGCCGACGACAACCTCTGGGACGAACTGGTCGACGACGACGTCACCGTCACCGCCGAGCCTGTCGTCCAGCAGCGGAGCTTCCTCGCCAACCTCCTCATCTCGCTGGCGCCGATGCTGCTCCTCGTCCTGCTCTGGGTGTTCATCGCCCGGCGGATGTCGCGCGGCGGCCCGGGCGGCGGGCTGGGCGGCTTCGGACGCAAGGCGCCGCCCAAACCGGTCGCCCTGGAGAGCTCGACCCGCACCACCTTCGCCGACGTGGCCGGCATCGACGAGGTGGAGGGCGAACTCAACGACGTCGTCGACTTCCTGAAGAACCCGGACGCCTACCGGAAGATGGGTGCCCGCATGCCGGGCGGGGTCCTCCTCGCCGGGCCGCCCGGCACCGGGAAGACGCTGCTGGCGCGGGCGGTCGCGGGGGAGGCCGGGGTGCCCTTCTTCTCCGCGTCCGCCTCCGAATTCATCGAGATGATCGTGGGCGTCGGCGCGGGCCGGGTGCGCGAACTCTTCGCCGAGGCCCGCAAGGTCGCGCCCGCCATCGTCTTCATCGACGAGATCGACACCATCGGCCGCGTCCGCGGCGGCGGCGCCGGCATGGGCGGGCACGACGAGCGTGAGCAGACGCTCAACCAGATCCTCACCGAGATGGACGGTTTCTCCGGCTCCGAGGGCGTGATCGTGCTGGCCGCCACCAACCGGGCCGACGTCCTCGACCCCGCCCTCACCCGGCCCGGCAGGTTCGACCGCATCGTGCAGGTCAGCCCGCCCGACCGGGCCGGCCGCGAGGCGATCCTGAAGATCCACACCCGGCGGATCCCGCTCGCCGACGACGTCGACCTGTCCCGGGTGGCGAGTACCACCCCGGGGATGACCGGCGCCGAACTCGCCAACCTCGCCAACGAGGCCGCGCTGCTGGCGGTCAAGCGCGAGGGGTCCGAGGTGCAGCAGACCGACCTCTCCCAGGCCCTGGAGAAGATCCAGCTCGGCGCGGAACGCCCGCTGGTCATGCCGGAGGAGGAGCGCCGCAGGACCGCCTACCACGAGAGCGGCCACGCCCTCCTCGGCATGCTCCAGCCGGGCGCCGACCCGGTGCGCAAGGTCACCATCGTGCCGCGGGGCCGCGCCCTCGGTGTCACGCTCTCCACGCCGGACGCCGACAAGTACGCCTACACCGAGGACTACCTGCGCGGCCGGATCATCGGGGCCCTCGGCGGCATGGCCGCGGAGCACGTGGTCTACGACGTGATCACCACGGGTGCCGAGAGCGACTTGGAGCAGGTCACCAGCCTGGCGCGCGGCATGGTCGGCCGGTGGGGGATGAGCCACCGGGTCGGCCGCCTCACGGCCATCCCGGCCGACGCCCAGCAGGCGTACGGACTGTCGGCGGCGCCCGCCACGCTGGACGCGATCGACGAGGAGATGCGGCGCATCGTCGACGAGTGCTACGAGAACGCCTGCCGGCTGCTGCGGGAGAACCGCGGCCGCCTCGACTCGCTCGCCGAGGCGCTGCTCGCGAACGAGACGCTGGAGGAGGCGGAGGCGTACCGCGCGGCGGGCATCGCCCGGCTGGAGAAGCCGCACCCGGTGTGA
- the ffh gene encoding signal recognition particle protein, giving the protein MFDTLSDRLAATFKNLRGKGRLSEADIDATAREIRIALLEADVALPVVRAFIANVKERARGAEVSGALNPAQQVVKIVNEELVSILGGETRRLRFAKNPPTVIMLAGLQGAGKTTLAGKLGLWLKGQGHSPLLVACDLQRPNAVNQLSVVAGRAGVAVYAPEPGNGVGDPVQVAKDSIEYAKAKVHDIVIVDTAGRLGIDQELMRQAADIRDAVSPDEILFVVDAMIGQDAVNTAEAFRDGVGFDGVVLSKLDGDARGGAALSIAHVTGKQIMFASNGEKLDEFDAFHPDRMASRILDMGDLLTLIEQAEKTFSQEEAAKMASKLASSKGKDFTLDDFLSQMEQVRKMGSISKLLGMLPGMGQIKDQIANIDERDVDRTAAIIKSMTPKERAEPTIINGSRRARIAKGSGVEVSAVKNLVERFFEARKMMSRMAQGGGMPGMPGMPGMGGGPGRQKKQVKQAKGKRKSGNPMKRKAEEQAAAERREQAAAQGDAFGLPGQAAQGKDFELPDEFKKFMG; this is encoded by the coding sequence GTGTTCGATACTCTCTCCGACCGCCTTGCCGCGACTTTCAAGAACCTCCGGGGCAAGGGCCGCTTGTCCGAGGCGGACATCGACGCCACGGCTCGCGAGATCCGTATCGCCCTGCTCGAAGCGGACGTCGCGCTTCCGGTGGTCCGCGCCTTCATCGCCAACGTCAAGGAGCGGGCGCGCGGCGCCGAGGTCTCCGGTGCGCTGAACCCGGCCCAGCAGGTCGTCAAGATCGTCAACGAGGAGCTCGTCTCCATCCTCGGCGGGGAGACCCGGCGGCTGCGGTTCGCGAAGAACCCGCCCACCGTGATCATGCTCGCGGGCCTCCAGGGTGCGGGTAAGACCACCCTCGCCGGAAAGCTCGGCCTCTGGCTCAAGGGGCAGGGACACTCCCCCCTCCTGGTCGCCTGTGACCTCCAGCGCCCCAACGCGGTCAACCAGCTGAGCGTCGTCGCCGGACGCGCGGGCGTCGCCGTGTACGCCCCGGAGCCGGGCAACGGCGTCGGTGACCCCGTACAGGTCGCCAAGGACTCCATCGAGTACGCCAAGGCCAAGGTCCACGACATCGTCATCGTCGACACCGCCGGCCGCCTCGGCATCGACCAGGAGCTGATGCGCCAGGCCGCGGACATCCGCGACGCCGTCAGCCCGGACGAGATCCTCTTCGTCGTCGACGCGATGATCGGTCAGGACGCGGTCAACACCGCCGAGGCCTTCCGCGACGGTGTCGGCTTCGACGGCGTGGTGCTCTCCAAGCTCGACGGCGACGCCCGCGGTGGCGCCGCCCTGTCGATCGCCCACGTCACGGGCAAGCAGATCATGTTCGCGTCCAACGGCGAGAAGCTCGACGAGTTCGACGCCTTCCACCCGGACCGCATGGCCTCCCGCATCCTCGACATGGGTGACCTGCTCACCCTCATCGAGCAGGCGGAGAAGACGTTCAGCCAGGAAGAGGCCGCCAAAATGGCCTCCAAGCTGGCGTCGAGCAAGGGCAAGGACTTCACGCTCGACGACTTCCTGTCGCAGATGGAGCAGGTCCGCAAGATGGGCTCCATCTCCAAGCTGCTCGGCATGCTGCCCGGCATGGGGCAGATCAAGGACCAGATCGCCAACATCGACGAGCGCGACGTGGACCGCACCGCCGCGATCATCAAGTCGATGACGCCCAAGGAGCGCGCCGAGCCGACGATCATCAACGGCTCGCGCCGGGCCCGTATCGCCAAGGGTTCCGGCGTCGAGGTCTCCGCGGTGAAGAACCTCGTGGAGCGTTTCTTCGAGGCCCGCAAGATGATGTCGCGGATGGCCCAGGGCGGCGGGATGCCCGGCATGCCGGGGATGCCGGGCATGGGTGGCGGTCCCGGCCGGCAGAAGAAGCAGGTCAAGCAGGCCAAGGGCAAGCGCAAGAGCGGCAACCCGATGAAGCGCAAGGCCGAGGAGCAGGCCGCCGCGGAGCGCCGCGAGCAGGCGGCCGCCCAGGGCGACGCCTTCGGCCTGCCGGGCCAGGCCGCACAGGGCAAGGACTTCGAGCTGCCGGACGAGTTCAAGAAGTTCATGGGCTGA